The region GCCACCAACCTGATCGAAGATAATACCGTGAACAGATGGACCATGTACGGTGGCGATATGCATACAGACAATGCCAAGATCATCAGTCTGTTTTACAAACATCCTAATGTGAAGTTATGCTTGAGCGGGCATATTCACCTGCGCGAAAAACTGGTTTATAACCATGTAACCTACCTTTGCAACGGTGCGGTAAGTGGTGCCTGGTGGGAAGGTAACAGAAGAGAAACCGCCCCAGGTTATGGACTTATAGACCTGTATGCCGACGGCAGCTTTACCGAAGATTATATCAATTATTAAAGCAACTTTTTAACCGCTGCTGTTAATATACCAGTAGCAGTTTCCAATTCCTTTGGGGCTAAAGCTGCAAAACCTAATCTTACCGACGAAGGGGCATAATTTGCATCATGAAAATAACCGGTACCGTTACCTACAGATAATCCCATAGCGGCAGCTTTTTCGGATACTTCTTTAGCTTTAATGCCATGGAGATAGTTTACCCAAACAGCAAAACCTCCATCGGGTATTTTAAAGCTGATATGCTCATGAAGCTGCTCGTGGAGTAATTGGCAAAGCATATCGCGCCGTTCGTGATAAATTTTATTGGTTTTTTTCAGATGCCTGCCTATATCGCCATTCTTTAACAGATTGGCCATAGCTTCTTCTAAAAGGAGCTCACCTTGTCGGTCAATCAGTTTACGTAACCGTGCCGCCTGCACAATTAAGTTGGGTGGAGCTACCATAAAACCGATGCGGATACCTGGCGCAATGGTTTTGCAAAACGAGCCGATGTAAATGATGCTCCCATAATAGTCGGCGCTGGCTAATGGCAATATAGGGCCACTTGAATAATGAAAGTCATAATCATAGTCATCTTCAATAATTGCGAAACGGTATTTGTGGGCAAGCTCGAGTAGCTGCATGCGCCTTTCGGAGCTTAAAGTAACCGTGGTAGGGCGGTGATGATGCGGAATTACATACACAATTTTTACTTTTTTCTTTTTGCAGATGGCTTCCACCGCTTCCAGATTTATCCCATGCTCATCAACCGGAACAATGGCCATCTGTGCGCCGGCCTGCTGAAAGGTATGATTGGCTTCCGGGTATCCTGGGTCGGCGGCAATTACCGTATCGTTTTTGGAAAGCAATAGCTGGGCAATAAGGTATATGGCCATTTGCGATCCTTTGGTAATGATAATATGTTCGGGATTAACCTGTAATCCTCGTGTTTCAGCCAAAAAACGCGCAAGCTCAGTTCGCAAATTTTCGGAGCCATACTCCGAACCGTACATCCAGTATTTTGAAGTAAAATGATAATTGCCAAAACGCCTGTATTCGCGTACAAGCAGCTCTATCGGCGCTAAACGTGTATCCGGAAAACCATCATTAAATATCAGATGGGCATTATTAACGGGCTGAAATAACTGCGGAAAAGGGATCTTATTGTCATCTACTTCAAAATAAGTCTTTTTAGGGTATCCGCTTGGTTCAGCAGATTCAGGTAATGACCTGGGTTTAATATCGGGCAGGTTTTTAGCTACAAAAATGCCTTTACGGGGATAAACGTCAACCCAGCTTTGCGCATACAGCTCATCATAGGCAGCAACCACGGTTTGGCGGTGTATAGTCAGTTTTTCGGCCAGTACACGGCTGCCCGGTAAAGCCGATCCTGGTTTTAACTTACCCTGGCGTATCTGGTTAATAATACCGTTGGCAATTTGGAGATAAACCGGCGTTTGCGCAGTTTTGTCAATATGTATCAAAATTTCGGCTAAAAGCATGCTGGACCAGTTGGTTAATGGTTTATGAACTATAAATATAGA is a window of Mucilaginibacter inviolabilis DNA encoding:
- a CDS encoding PLP-dependent aminotransferase family protein, with the translated sequence MLLAEILIHIDKTAQTPVYLQIANGIINQIRQGKLKPGSALPGSRVLAEKLTIHRQTVVAAYDELYAQSWVDVYPRKGIFVAKNLPDIKPRSLPESAEPSGYPKKTYFEVDDNKIPFPQLFQPVNNAHLIFNDGFPDTRLAPIELLVREYRRFGNYHFTSKYWMYGSEYGSENLRTELARFLAETRGLQVNPEHIIITKGSQMAIYLIAQLLLSKNDTVIAADPGYPEANHTFQQAGAQMAIVPVDEHGINLEAVEAICKKKKVKIVYVIPHHHRPTTVTLSSERRMQLLELAHKYRFAIIEDDYDYDFHYSSGPILPLASADYYGSIIYIGSFCKTIAPGIRIGFMVAPPNLIVQAARLRKLIDRQGELLLEEAMANLLKNGDIGRHLKKTNKIYHERRDMLCQLLHEQLHEHISFKIPDGGFAVWVNYLHGIKAKEVSEKAAAMGLSVGNGTGYFHDANYAPSSVRLGFAALAPKELETATGILTAAVKKLL